ATAATATGTACGATCGGTCCAGCTTCGAGGGACGAAGACACTCTGAAGAAGCTTGTGGATGCGGGGATGAACGTGGCGAGGATCAATTTCTCTCACGGGAGTCATGCGGACCATCTGGAAGTAGTAAAAAGGATACGGGGAATCAGCGGTACGGTCGCTGTCATGCAGGACCTGCAGGGTCCGAAGATAAGGGTGGGCGAGCTTGATGATGGGGGTGTAGTCCTGGTCAGGGGAAGCGAGATCGTCCTGACTACGGGGGGCGACCCTGTCGAAGACGGGATGATCCCGGTGACATATACCAGCCTGCCAGACGATGTCGTTCCAGGGAACAGCATATTTTTGAACGATGGATTGATCCATCTATCGGTAAAAAGTATCAAGGACAGGAAAGTCACCTGTGATGTGGTCCATGGAGGACTGCTGACTTCAAGAAAGGGAGTCAACCTGCCCGGCGTCAAGATCAGTTCCCCGGCGCTTACAGAAAAAGACAGGGAAGATCTGGATTTCGGCCTCGATATCGGGGTGGATTATGTCGCCCTGTCATTTGTGAGAAGCCCTGATGAAGTCCTTGAAATACAGGATATTATAAATCACGCGGATTCTTCCGCTCGCGTGATCGCGAAGATCGAGAAACAGGAGGCACTCGACTGTATCGACAAGATCATAGAGGTCGCCGACGGGATAATGATCGCAAGGGGGGACCTGGGGGTGGAGATCCCGGCGGAGGAAGTGCCGATCGTCCAGAAGGAGCTTATCAATGCCTGTTTGAAAAGAGGCAAACCGGTGATCACCGCGACTCAGATGCTCGAGTCGATGGTCTCGTCTGAAAGGCCTACGAGAGCAGAGGCGAGCGATGTTGCCAACGCTGTCATAGATGGTACAGATGCCGTCATGCTGTCCGCCGAGACGGCGACGGGCAAGTTTCCGGTAAGGACAGTCAGAGTGATGTCCAGGATCATTGAAAAGGCAGAGGAGTTCAGTCTGTGCCGGCGGGAAAAGATCAGCCAGG
The genomic region above belongs to Candidatus Latescibacterota bacterium and contains:
- the pyk gene encoding pyruvate kinase encodes the protein MKRAKIICTIGPASRDEDTLKKLVDAGMNVARINFSHGSHADHLEVVKRIRGISGTVAVMQDLQGPKIRVGELDDGGVVLVRGSEIVLTTGGDPVEDGMIPVTYTSLPDDVVPGNSIFLNDGLIHLSVKSIKDRKVTCDVVHGGLLTSRKGVNLPGVKISSPALTEKDREDLDFGLDIGVDYVALSFVRSPDEVLEIQDIINHADSSARVIAKIEKQEALDCIDKIIEVADGIMIARGDLGVEIPAEEVPIVQKELINACLKRGKPVITATQMLESMVSSERPTRAEASDVANAVIDGTDAVMLSAETATGKFPVRTVRVMSRIIEKAEEFSLCRREKISQGEVITSDKDMIFTDAICSGVAAVARDIDATAIAVLTHGGHTARLISRRRPNVPVLALTDFLPVVRQMALVWGVRGISVECIEETEAIFAIVKDMVRKVGFSGKVVVTAGIPTKERRPSNTIHVIDI